The genomic interval TCAACAATACCTGTAAACATTAACTTTAACCCTTGCTATAAAATATTTTATAAATATATATTATTTGACAATATAAACTTTTTAGAACTACAAATAACCAACCAAACAATCTAAAAATTTACCACATAAACATTTACTTTAACTTTCCTATCAAAAGATAATCTAATCCAATTTTTTTTATACTTAATTTTATATGAACAGCATTTTTAACTAGAGAAACACCACTCCCTTCAACTGAGGTTTTTGCATCCCTTCCACCAATTATTTTAGGAGCCACAAACTGGTAAAAAACATCAACTATTTTTGCCTCAATAGCATTTCCAACTGTTTCGCCACCACCTTCTATTAATACCTTATATATATGCATTTTGTTTAATTTATCAATTATATACTTAAACTTATTTTCACCAAATAAACCATCAATAAAAACAATGTAAACACCTTTCTTTTTTAGCATTGATGTTTTTGCCTTACTGACACTATTAGAGTCCGCAAAAAGTATAATAGCGCTTTTAAAATCGTTCAATATCTGGGCTGTAAGCGGTATTTTAAGTTCAGGATCAATAATAATCCTGACTGGGTTTTTGCCAAAACCATGTGAAGTAAGCGCTGGATTATCCTTTAAAACTGTAGCAATACCAACCAAAACTGCGTCAAATTTCAAACGCAGCTTATGTACAAACTCTCTTGACTTAGGAGATGTAATCCATTTGGAATCACCGGTTTTTGAAGCGATTTTACCGTCTAAAGACGATGCCATTTTAACTGCTACATATGATTTTGCTTTACCCACCTTTCTAACACTGTTAAAGAAAACTTTATTAAGTTTTTTAGCATCCGCAGCAAGAACACCAACCTTCACACTTACTCCTGCCTTCTTAAGTATTTCAATGCCTCGGCCGCAAACCAATGGGTTTGGATCTACATTGGCAATTACAACCCTTTTTATACCTGATTTAACTATTAAATTTGCACATGGCGGTGTTTTACCAAAGTGCGAGCACGGTTCAAGGTTTACATACATATCACCGCCATTTGCCAAAGCACCGGCATCCGAAATAGCAACAACCTCTGCATGATCTGAGCCAAAAACGCTGTGGTAGCCGCTACCAACGACAATCCCGTCTTTAACCACAACAGCGCCGACAAGCGGGTTTGGAAAAGTTCTGCCTTCCCCTTTTTTTGCAAGGTTAAGAACAAGCTTCATAAAGTAACTGTCATTTTTGTTAATCATATCAACCTTAAAATAAAAAACCCATGAATAAATAAATATTCACGGGGTAATGAAATCGTATTTTCTTCTTTCATCCGGACTTATACCGCAATTAAGCGATAATTACCGTCGGCACCGGAATTAAACCGGTTCTGCCATAGTTTTTTATGGCTTGTAGGCTCGCCCGAAACCGGGCTTACTACCGATAGGGTTTTTCACCCTTCCCCGAAGAATACGCTTTGAGTTTACAAATTTGATGTGTGAAATGTCAAATAAAGCAATTTATTACACAAATAAAACTGTTAGCTGTATATTTTGGTGCCCAATTGCGGTTTTGTTTTCCAGCGTTTGTGCATCCAAAACCAATTGTCTGGGGCTTTTCTTGTATTTTTCTCTAAAATTTTTGTGAAGTTTGCCATATACATACCAATTAACTCATCTTGATTTTGTGCCTGCGGCTTTTGTACAACCTCAAACTCAACATCAAATTTGCCGTCTCGCGCTCTGAATATGTGCCCGGCAATCATAGGGCAATTCTGCCTTAGTGCAAACATCGCCGGGCCCTTTGGAGTTGACGCAGGCCTGCCAAAAAACTCCACAAACACACCATCTTCGTGTGCATCTTGATCGGCAAGTATGGCAATAAGTTCATTTGCCTTAAGAGTTTTCATTACTCCGCGTAACGCGAATTTTAATGGAATTAATTTTATACCTTTTTCTGCGCGATATTCATTTAGCAACGAGTCAACTTTGGAATTTTCCTGTTGGCCTATAACAAATGTTAAAGGGTACCTTTGCGCAATTGCCGCACCCATAATTTCCCAATTGCAAAAATGCGCGCCAACCAATACAGCCCCTTTGCCATCATTTATTGCTTTTTCAACATGCTCAAAACCCTTAAACCTTGTTATATTTAACAACTCTT from Endomicrobiales bacterium carries:
- a CDS encoding lysophospholipid acyltransferase family protein; this translates as MKKLQREVEYILLQIFGTLLRLLPLSVVRFMARSIGSFAYYCVPIRKKVILTNLRNAFLKEKSEKEIRAIAKANYRQFAVTFMELVCFPKIKKQELLNITRFKGFEHVEKAINDGKGAVLVGAHFCNWEIMGAAIAQRYPLTFVIGQQENSKVDSLLNEYRAEKGIKLIPLKFALRGVMKTLKANELIAILADQDAHEDGVFVEFFGRPASTPKGPAMFALRQNCPMIAGHIFRARDGKFDVEFEVVQKPQAQNQDELIGMYMANFTKILEKNTRKAPDNWFWMHKRWKTKPQLGTKIYS
- the ribD gene encoding bifunctional diaminohydroxyphosphoribosylaminopyrimidine deaminase/5-amino-6-(5-phosphoribosylamino)uracil reductase RibD, which codes for MINKNDSYFMKLVLNLAKKGEGRTFPNPLVGAVVVKDGIVVGSGYHSVFGSDHAEVVAISDAGALANGGDMYVNLEPCSHFGKTPPCANLIVKSGIKRVVIANVDPNPLVCGRGIEILKKAGVSVKVGVLAADAKKLNKVFFNSVRKVGKAKSYVAVKMASSLDGKIASKTGDSKWITSPKSREFVHKLRLKFDAVLVGIATVLKDNPALTSHGFGKNPVRIIIDPELKIPLTAQILNDFKSAIILFADSNSVSKAKTSMLKKKGVYIVFIDGLFGENKFKYIIDKLNKMHIYKVLIEGGGETVGNAIEAKIVDVFYQFVAPKIIGGRDAKTSVEGSGVSLVKNAVHIKLSIKKIGLDYLLIGKLK